Genomic DNA from Prunus persica cultivar Lovell chromosome G1, Prunus_persica_NCBIv2, whole genome shotgun sequence:
tttcatttcaaagtTTCTGCTAGCTAAAACtatcaattattaatttattagtcGACAGGGTCGGAAAAGGTAATTTGCAGATTAGtagtctcaagttcgaatcttCATGGAACCTTGGTAGTATGTGTGTCAAAAATCTCATCAtcttgtaatttagattatcgcttgtatttataattaaaaaaaatatattaattattgaattaaATACGTggtgttttctgttttgttttttctattatttagGAGGACAGTGTGGAGACACATTAATGAAATATGATGCAATCACTCTGTACGTACTATTTGTTTAGGCACAAatggaaattttaatttacttGAACTGTATTTTCTAACCTGCATTTCATGGTCTTGGTCTTTCATGCTTGCATTTGCGCATGGACAAGAGCAAGCTGACATGACATGACAACCATTGTTTTGTGTAACCCAATCCTGCCTGTCCTAAATACATATCAAGTTAGGCATAAAGCAGCTGATATGGCAAATGTGGTGAATGGACATCTCTAACATTGTTCTTGGaaagttttgaaagaaattgaaCTAATAGAAAGAAAAGCAAGCAATAATGAAGAAAGAATATTGATATTTGTAATGGAAGGTAGAATACAACAGTGATTGGATGTTTAAAATGGAAAGGAATGGAAGGAGACATTTTAGTCGATCGTCATGACTTAACGTGTAACAATTATCGATTGATTGACGATATAGGTTTCAACATGAATCACACGTCAACTACCAACTCACAATCATGATGACTTAACGTGCAACAATCATCGATTGATTGACAATATGGATTTCAACATAAATCACACGCCAACTAAAGACTCACAATCATAACGACTTAACGTGCAATAATCAATAATTGATTGACGATACGGATTTCAATATGAATCACACGTGAATTAACGGCTCACAATCACTTAAACAGGCAAAGTAATcgtattttgttaaaaacgGGGTAGTAAGATGCAGTAATGAATGTCTAAGGCAGAATGAGATGGATGTCACTCCTCCCACCCccccacccccccccccccataTTGTGAATGAATGTGGTTGGCATTTGGCAGCTAGTAAAGAGAGAGGTCCATGAAGAAAGATCACACCAGCCAGACACACGTGTGGTGGAGTGATGTTGGGATCCATTTTGGGAGAGAAGAGGACAAGGCTCTGTAGTTATCTTTGACTCAAACCCCATAAGGTTGTGCGTCCTTTTTATAGCCTTGCAACCCCAcccccccctccccctttGCCTTCATGGCAGAGCATGCAAATAGAATTGAGATTGGGACTTTTCCTGGCTGCTCTCTTTGGGGATAAGGTCATGTCATTTTGCCATGTTGAGAAAATGAAAGGACTATGAGCATGGGTCCTTGATGGTTCCACATATCATCTCACTTGTATAATTTGGTCGATAGTAAAGTATGTGATAAATAGGGATGGGATTATGTCActtcgatataggattgaatTCAATCGATCAGGTTAAACCGTAAAATTTACAATCACACAAAAAATACTAGTGTTTATAAGTTCACTCAACTCAATCTGAGTTTCAAATTACGTCCATTAGTATGTACTATGTATTTCACTAGAGTGGAGAGTGTTATAATGCGGAAGAAAGGTCCCACGTTGAGCTTGAACTTGGACTTGAATTTCCATGTTGGGtttgggcttgggcttgggctttgCCAATCATTGAGCCAAGTCGAATAACAACACAAACACATAGAAAAAGACTAGGGAGTGCAATGCATCAAAGAGACTGTAATAATAGGTTATAATGAGGGGTACTTAATAGCCATATGATTAATTACTTAGTTATTATTGAACATCATGACTAAATATCGTTTTGGTTATAGGTATATAATACGGCCCTATATACTATTAGCCCAaatcatttattatttttttgctaGAATAGCCcaaaacattattattattttttttctggtcAACATAGCCCAAATCATTTGGGTAGAGTAGAAATATCATTTTGTACGGTGGACTACAATTTGGCGGGTTATTCTAGTCAAACAAAATGGCGGGTTATTGGGTCCAAAGTATGATTGGCCCAAAACAATAAAGTCAAACCCTTGGAGAAAAGTCCTACCTAACCAGCGCACGTATTGGCACACTCCAAAAGCCCATTTAACACCCACTGGCACTAGAGCAGCTGGCGCACGCCGCACATTCACGGAGACTCACCCTCACCATTTGTAGCCTGCACTCGCAGCCACAGCCTCCGGTTGATCTGATCCAACGGTCAGAAATCGCCCAATACACGTCACGACCTCCATTTCCAAAACCTCCCCAAACCTAACACAAGAAATGAAGTGAAGATCAGTGACTCGGAAGCCGGAATTGTCTCTCACACAAAAACGCACACTCTCTCAGAGGAAGATCAGACAACAACAGTCTTCAGAGGGACAAAcaatagataaataaatttagagagagagagagagagagagagagagaggctgaaGCTGAAGCAAGCCACGGGCGAGCGAAAATGATGCCGCCGGAGCTGCAACCGCGGTTCTTCCGTCCGTACATCACCACTTCGGCGAGCACTTCCTCCTTGAGCAATGGCTCCCCAAACCCTAGCCTTAGCCACAGCCCCAGCGACTCAGTCTTCAACAATGGCGGAGGCGGTCCTTCTAGATCTCTCAAGAACTCTCGGTTCTCGCCCTCCACATTCGCCCATAACGCCCGAATCGCCGTCGCCCTCGTCCCCTGCGCCGCCTTCCTCATCGACCTCGGCGGCACGCCGGTGATCGCAACCCTAACCCTAGGCCTCATGGTCTCCTACATCGTCGACGCCCTCAACTTCAAGTCCGGTGCCTTCTTCGGCGTCTGGCTCTCCCTCGTATTCTCCCAGATCgccttcttcttcagctccTCCCTCCGCGCCACCTTCTCCTCTTTTCCCCTCGCCGCCCTCGCCGCCTTCCTCTGCGCCGAGACCAATTTCCTCATCGGCGTCTGGGTCTCGCTCCAGTTCAAGTGGATTCAAATCGAGAACCCTTCGATCGTTCTCGCGCTCGAACGCCTCCTCTTCGCCTGCCTCCCATTCGCCGCCTCCTCCCTGTTCACCTGGGCCACCATCTCCGCCGTCGGTATGGCCAACGCTTCGTACTACCTCATGTCCTTCTCTTGCCTCTTCTATTACCTCTACTCAATTCCTCGCATCTCTTCTTTCAAAACCAAGCAAGACCTCAAGTACCACGGCGGTGAGGTCCCTGATGAAAACCTCATCCTCACCCCACTGGAGAGCTGCATCCACACTCTTTATGTCCTCTTCTTCCCTCTCCTCTTCCACATCGCCTCTCACTACTCCATTGTATTCTCATCCGCGGCAGCAGTCTCTGATctatttctccttttcttcattcctttccttttccagCTCTACGCCTCGACCCGGGGCGCGCTCTGGTGGGTCACTAAGAATCCGAACCAGCTGCGCGGCATTCAGGTGATGAACGGTGCCGTTGCTTTGGTTGTTGTGGTGATATGTTTGGAGATTAGAGTTGTTTTCCATTCGTTTGGGCGGTACATTCAGGTGCCTCCGCCATTGAGTTACCTTTTGGTGACAACTACGATGCTCGGAGGTGCAGCTGGAGCTGGTGCTTATGCGTTGGGTATGATATCTGATGCTTTCAGCTCCATGGCTTTCACTGCTTTGGCTGTTGTAGTTAGTGTTGCTGGAGCTATCGTTGTTGGGTTTCCTGTTTTGGTATGCATTTCCACTCCTTAGCTTCTATATTTTACATGTCTATAAACATACATGCATTTTTAGCTATATAGCCTAAAATGATAGCTACCGTTGTGAGAAAGGGTTTGCAGAATACATGGTTAGACTAGACAATAAAACATTGCAAGCGACTAAGTCTGTCATTGGGACTTTCACTGTGCTGTTAAATTTGTCAGCATAGTTCAGAACAAGCAAAACGCCATTTTGATGTTTCTTTGTGCAATTGTAATGTATGGGCTTGCGTTCTGTTTGTACTTGGTTAGAAAGAATCACAATTGGTGTATCAATATTTAATCTTTGAACATCACTCTAAATGAAGTGTTGGCATGAGTGATACTGTGTTTCATTAGTATGTGAAAACTCCAGTTACCTATGTGGTGGTGCAGTCTTACAAACTTGATGATAGTAATGTATTTAGGCAAAATTCACCAAACCGGGAATGTTGTATTGTTGTGTGTAATATGCTTGTTATTGGAAAGGGGACTATATGAGTTTAATGCATTAATATGTGCCTCCAAACTCTAATTTAAACGTTGAACAAGTAATAATTCTTGGTCATCCATTGTCTTGCAGTTCCTTCCGCTGCCTTCGATTGCCGGCTTCTATTTGGCTCGGTTTTTCACAAAGAAGAGTGTTTCATCATATTTTGCATTTGTTGTGCTTGGGAGCTTGGTGGTGACATGGTTTGTAGTTCATAATTTCTGGGATCTAAATATTTGGATGGCAGGCATGTCCCTGAAATCCTTCTGCAAACTCGTAATTGTGAATGTTGTCTTGGGCATGTCTATTCCTGGTCTAGCCCTACTTCCTTCAAAACTTCACTTTTTGATAGAGATTGGGTTGATCGGCCATGCATTGcttgttatgcacattgagaatcGGTTTTTCAATTACTCTGGCATATACTATTATGGGTTTGAGGATGATGTAATGTACCCAAGCTACATGGTTATAGTGACAACATTTGTGGGTTTAGCTTTGGTGAAAAGACTATCTGTGGATCGTCGAATTGGTGCAAAGGCAGTATGGATTCTGACGTGTTTGTATTCAGCTAAGCTGGCTATGCTTCTTATTTCATCAAAGTCTGTCGTTTGGGTGTCAGCTATTCTATTATTGGCTGTAACGCCACCGTTGCTTCTTTACAAGTACTTATTCTGTTTTCACTTGATGTTTCTTAGGTCCTTAATCTGAAAAGCATCTACGTTATTAATTCTTTGGTTGTTGTGGTTTTCAGGGATAAGTCAAGAACTGGCTCAAAGATGAAACCTTGGCAAGGTTATGCACATGCAGGTGTGGTTACCTTATCAGTCTGGTTTTGCCGTGAAACAATCTTTGAAGCCCTCCAGTGGTGGAATGGAAGACCCCCATCTGATGGCTTACTCCTGGGTTTCTGTATTGTTTTGACGGGCTTGGCTTGTGTACCCATTGTGGCTCTCCACTTCTCTCATGTCTTGGTAAcatgttttatttctttacttttctttcaTTGTCTTTAAATATAATCTACTGCATAGGcatggaaagaaaataaaagtatttaCATCTGATATCCCACCTAAAGTTTTGGGCAGCTATGTATTTTCTCTCCCCATTCAGAGTTTATATACGGCCATAAATGTGTGATTCGTTACATTTTTTATTCACATTGATAGTGTGCATATCTTCTTATAGTACTGCTGTTGTATCAAATTAGTTATTGATAGTGCGTATCTTCAGATTTCTATAATGCGTGGTCAGATTCTTTCTTGATCTGtgaagttttttttgggtctaaaTAATCAATGAAGTTCTATCCGCGTAAACTGATCATTTTCTACTTTTTCTGTGCAGTCTGCCAAGAGATGCCTAGTGCTGGTGGTGGCAACTGGGTTGCTGTTTATCCTTCTGCAACCACCGATCCCAGTATCATGGACATACCGGTCTGACCTAATTAAAGCTGCTCGGCAGACTGCTGATGACATCTCCATATATGGCTTTGTGGCACAAAAGCCTATGTGGCCATCATGGCTTCTTATTGTGGCAATCCTGCTTACTCTAGCAGCTGTTACATCTGTCATACCCATTAAATACATGGTTGAGTTGAGAGTGTTTTATTCCATAGCTATGGGTATTGCTCTAGGTATCTACATATCTTCTGAGTACTTCCTTCAGACAGCTTTCCTACATGTTCTCATTGTTGTCACCATGATCTGTGCTTCTGTGTTTGTGGTTTTCACCCATTTTCCATCTGCCTCAAGTACAAAGCTGCTTCCTTGGGTGTTTGCTTTACTGGTAGCTCTCTTCCCTGTGACATATCTTTTGGAGGGCCAAGTGAGAATTAAAATGATCCTCGGAGATAATGGATTTGGAGATatgggagaagaagagaagaagctcACAACTCTATTTGCTGTTGAGGGGGCAAGGACATCTCTTCTCGGTCTTTATGCTGCAATTTTTATGCTGATAGCTCTGGAGATAAAGTTTGAACTTGCCTCATTAATGAGGGAAAAGGCTACTGAAAGGACTGGAATCAGGCATAGTCAATCAGGTCAAAGCACCTCGACTAGCTTTGCTTCAAGAATGAGATTTATGCAACAGCGTAGGGCTTCTACTGTCGCATCCTTCACAATCAAGAGAATGTCTGCTGAGGGAGCCTGGATGCCAGCAGTTGGTAATGTTGCTACTGTGATGTGCTTTGCAATATGCCTCATCTTGAATGTCAATCTCACAGGTGGCTCAAATCGTGCAATATTCTTCCTGGCACCAATTTTGCTGCTTCTCAACCAGGACGCTGATTTTGTTGCTGGATTTGGGGACAAGCAAAGGTATTTCCCTGTTGCAATAGTGATAACGGGCTACCTAGTCCTGACTGCCCTCTATGGCATATGGGAAGACATCTGGCATGGCAACGCGGGTTGGGGCTTGGAAATTGGTGGTCCGGATTGGTTCTTTGCTGTCAAGAATTTGGCTCTCCTCGTTCTTACATTCCCCAGCCATATCCTTTTCAACAAGTTTGTGTGGACTTGCACAAAGCAGACGGACTCAATGCCCTTGATAACCATGCCCCTTAATCTGCCATCTATCATAATAACAGACGTGCTGAAGATTAGGATATTAGGGCTCTTAGGAATTATTTATTCCCTGGCCCAGTATCTAATATCTAGACAGCAGTACATCTCAGGATTAAAGTATATTTAGACAAACACACACTCTGTACAATATGTTTTAGCAATTTTCAGATCAGGAGTGAAAGTTCAGGTTTGTTTCTCACTTCTTTTCACCTGTTCTTACCTTTGTTTGGGATTTTGCGTGCGCTGATTTGCCTGAACTGTCATCTGCCTCTTGAGTCATCACAACCAGTAAATTCCCAATTTGGCCATGCAGCAAGAAGGTGCTAATTATTTGATCACCTCATATGACCCACATTGAATGCCCTTGCATCTGGCCAGACTGTAACATGCATTTAGACATATAAAATGACATGGGATATTTGCTCCGAATTACCAGCTTCAGCAAAGTCTGATGCTGTGCACTGCCGACCCAATGTGTAGAAACTTGTTATGATATTTGCCTTTGAGTAGTGCAGGTATGAATTGTTGAGCCCTTACCAGGGAAATTATTATTCCTGCTGCAGAAATAGTCTGACATTGTTGTAGACTTAGTATTGTTGTTAAGTTCTAAACTCTCATAAGTTGAAATGTGCTTGTTGGAGATAATGGGATACATATTGCGTTTTGCGAATACATGGAAGGGGTAAAGAAAAACAGCAAGTACCCATAAAATCCCAAAATGACTGAATGATTTTACTTACCCACCAAAAGTAGCCAGTCTAGCATGAACACTCTCTTTCGGAACGGCATCGACTTTCATTTATTGCCTTAGCATCACCTGACTCTAGATCCTTGCATGACCCATGAACTTCGTTGCAAAAATTGTTTCTTTCACCATATGAATCTGAAGTAGCTTAAtagaattttccaaatttgatGAGAAGTGctaaaacaataattttcAGAGGCACCAACCTTTTTCGAACATATAAATCTGAAGTAGCTTAATAGAATTTGCTACACCTGGTGCCAGTGGCAGCTGTGGTTAATCATTCACTCGAGGTTGTGATGAAAAGAACCAGGAAAAAAAGGATTCTCAGAGGAACATTTCGATTGTTTTACAGAAACTTGTAGTGTGCaaattttttgggtcaaactTGCAGAAACTCTCCATTGCTCAGATTCACTGTGTTTTgggtcaaattttttttactaaccaaacccccaaaaaataaataaataaaggacaCACACGGGCCCAATGGGCTTTACTATGCACACCCAAACTAGAGCCACGTCACCTCATTTTACTTACACTTGGATATTGGATGATACAAATGAAATCAAGAAGAAAACCGTCACCTACCACACGCGTCCTTCCCTTCTTTAAACAACAATGATTTCTTCAGTGGCCAaagccatcaccaccacctcctccgtcgcaatcctcctcctcatcctcctCACTGCCTCTCTTTGCAACTCAACGATTTCAGACGAAGACCCATCGCCAACCCCATGGCCCCACCAATTCCACTCCATTTTGGTGATGAACTACACCGGAACGCTCCAGCTGATCGACCTCTGGTACGACTGGCCCAACGGTCGAAACTTCAACATCATCCAGCACCAGCTGGGTTCGGTCCTCTACGACCTCGAGTGGAACAATGGGACCTCCTTCTTCTACACATTGGACTCCGCCAGAGAGTGCAGAACCGTCCAGATAGAAGTGGGTATTCTCCGACCCGACTGGCTCGACGGAGCCAAGTATCTGGGTCGCCGACACGTGGATGGGTTCCTTTGCGATGTTTGGGAGAAGGCCGACTTCATTTCGTATTATGAGGATGTTGCTACCAAGAGGCCTGTCCATTGGGTCTTTTACACAGGTGTGATGACACACACTAATAAACTAATAATTTCTCTTTGCAATTTCTAACTTGTTTCATTCTgtttcaataattaattagttcaTATGCCACTATTAGTCTAATCTAATTTACGGAGAAGTGAAGAGAATTCGAACTTGAATGCAAGGGTGGGCTCACTGCCTAACCCACTTCtgcaattatattatatataagggCTTTTGACTGAAGTTGTCCTCCAAACTCAACTATTGCTATTGCTCGAGTATCATTTTGTTTCATGAACTAACCTTTTCATTTTGGATCAAAAAGCACCTCATGGAAGCTGCAAACAGGATTTCTCTTCGATTTTGCTGTGAAGGAATGGACACAGTTGGAGgactattgaaatgaaaaatttagTTCATGAATCAAAATGATACTCGAGCAATAGATGGGGAACATTTTCGGTCAAAAACCCTATATATAAGAACATGTttgcaaattgaaattttcttgTTCCTCTATCATAATGTGAAATCAATATTGTGCAGGGAGGGAGGCGCATGTGATGACATTTGAGGTTGGGGCAGTGCTTGAGGATGCCAAATGGCAAGCCCCTGTATACTGCTTTGATAAGAAAACTGAAACTCACCCACAACCAGAACCAGAAGCAGAGTTTTCCATCACTGGTGGTGGTGCTTCTTCAATGGTTGGATTTCTCAGAGGTTCAAATCAATTGGGATTCAATATGTAATGCTGTTTGTTCTGtaatttccttctcttttgttCCCCTGTGATCTGATGGTACTCCTTTcctgtatatataaaaataaattatcttATAGTTAATTAAGCTATGCAGCATTGAATCGATTTCGACTTTAGTTTTTAAGGGGTATTGAGTCACCCTCATCTTATTATTTGGCCAAGTGTAATCTGGACATCAAGCCTATGAAATCAGTATTCTATTGTCGTGGTTTTGTACCTAATCCGTTCAATGAATGTTAGTTTATCATATCTAGCTACCTAAAGAAAACAACTCATTCCAATCCATCCTTCTATTCAATGTTTTATATTCTATAGTATTGacgatttttgtttctttcaatCTTTTTTTACTTACCTGAGAAACGAACTGGTTATTGGTCTCGTAGTATTTCTCTTCTCAATTTTCAAGTGTCAATCCCTAGTTTTTTGTTGCATTACGAGTCACGATCACATTTTTTTGCCTTATTTTCTTAAATGTTAtgtgttaataaatttttatcaCAAGGCTGGTCCCTAGTGAGTTAATAATATGCGGCGTTTAAAATCAAATGTAAGATCTGCAAATTTCACACTTACATACGTATTTTCACGtgcaatatatattttgtgtgtgcttatttttcaacaatacacATAACTAATTATTAAagtattttttgaaaattacaaataaaaattattatgtgtgtgcttattttttgaaaattacaaataaaatttattaaagtaATTGCGTATcgtatttttatataaaaaaatatcaaatgtatgtattttatGAGGTATTATTCTAGAtccgtattttactaattATGGCTGGTCCCTATACATTTCACCCATGAGTCATGATGACTGAAAATCCGTAGAATCGCTGTGTGTATATGGTAGAAATACTAAAGAGCAGAGTAAAGAAGCTTCTCAATTTCATCATAAATAATCTTTTCCGCTGTTTGAGGCTTTAAGCCTACCACTCTATAATGTTCCCAAAACCAGAAAACCATTTGCGTGGACTCTCAAGTCTCCGTCTTCCCTAAGCCCTACCTTACTTTCTTCTGATCAGACGATCTTCATCGCTCGCAATCTAATCGCTTATCCACAGCAAAACACAAGGTACGCTGCCGCTCTGAATTTTTAACTTTACTTGCTTTCCCAATtgaaaaccctagaaatttCTGGGTTTCTACTGCAATTCTTGAAAATTTCGTATGCAAGGTTCAGTAATGTAAATGAATAATCAATTTTCAGCTAAAACTATGTCTGGATCATCGTAAGTGTCAAAGATTgatgcttttctttttatattatgTAATGTATACGCATGGGTGCATTTGGGGGTCTCTCAATTGGGGGCTTCTCAGCTTGAAGGCTACTGAAGTGGGTATTTATTATTGTTCCCACACCATCAACAGATTTGACGGTGTGGGAAGAGAAAAGCAAGGATTTTGTCTTCTTCCCTGTGCtgtatttatcttattttttggCATCACTCAGTATTTTGCTGACATTTGAAGAGATTGAACTCCAGGAACTCATATACATTGGAGGAGACGCCTTGGTGATGAAAGTATAGTATTTGTCTTTGCAATTCGTTTCGTGGACCCTTTGGTATTTATTGGAAAAGCATAGAGATGGGTGCTCTTTGCTGCTGTCCTTGTAGTGAGGACTTTGAAGAATATGCTCTTCCAAGCAATTCAGTATATAGGCATTGCACATGCCTAAGATACTTCTTCCATCAGTTATTCAGTGGGTATAGTGCACCGTTTCAAAGGCTTGATGGACGGCCACCTTCATCACCTCTCCCAGGAGCTACTTTGGTATCATCCGGAGTAGGCACAACACTCCCGAATAATTCCTTGAACGATACTCAGCTCTCAGTGTCCAGGCCATCACCCTTTGATGCTGATCAAAGATACTCGCGTTTGCAGCGTGATGGATTGGTCTCTAGGCGCGATAAGTCAATGACTCATTTGCAAGAAGATGCGCAACAACTGAGAAGAGGCAGTTCTGGCACAGAGTCCCTGGGTTTTGGGAAGAAATGGAATGGAGATGATAATGAAGAAGATTGTAAGTTTGGCCAATCTGAGACCTCGGAAAAGGTTTTGGCAACAAAACTGGCATATGGACTAACTTTCGTGCAACCCTCatctgaagatgaagatgttTGCCCTACATGCCTGGATGGTAATCTAAATATGCAAATGTCATAGGATAGCTAATAACCAGTGGGCATTGCTAGTATATGGTTTAAGTTATCATTGTGGAGTCATAATATATGTTGATGCTGCAAAATATAAAGATCGTCTTGCTTGAATGGTTCTTTCCTATATTGATAATAGTTAATTTATTTCCTTGCAGAATACACTACAGAAAATCCTAAAATCACAACAAGATGTTCTCACCATTTTCACCTTGGCTGTATTTATGAATGGTTGGAAAGAAGCGAGAGCTGTCCAATTTGTGGCAAGGTAAGCTGGACTGTGAAATGTAGTATAGATCAATTATATCTCTTATGAACTGTGCGCCCATAGCATTTTGCATCTTACATTATCTAAATTAAGAGTAGACTTCCTGAGTAATTCATATTTTGACTGTTAATTTCTGGATTGTCAGGAAATGGAGTTCTGTGAAAGCCCTTAACTTTTCTCTCTGATTTCAAAGCAATAGAGCAAATATATATGGAGCGGCTATGAGTTTCTGTAAATAAAAGTTGTCATGTTTATAAAGGGTTGCATAGAGGGAAGCAATTGTTCATTTTGTGTCACTAGTTTGTAATACTTGTGGTGTTTCTCCATGCTTCATGGCTGGTTATCTTACTTGTTGTATAGAACCTCCACAGATCTGTGTGGAACCATATTAAGTGGTTGTAACATAATTGTTATGAAAACATCTGAAGGGCTCACGCCAtccatttctttcttgcttgTACTGCTTGATTTTACATGAAAAAAAAGGTGCAAGAGTTATTTCACCCTTTACTTTCCCACAGCTGTTTGTCTCAGATctgttttgttgattttgatAGTATCATTGACATTGCAAGCTATGTTTGTGATCCTTAGGGTGTAGTTATCTTTTTGGTCTGCACAAGCTCCAAGTATGGCATTTGAGCACAAACATAACATATGGTTACAAATAGATTGTTTAGCTGATCAAAGTTTTAGGTACCAGTGGCCCTGCCAATTTAATGATACTTTCCCATAATCAAGTAGCTGTCCTATAAATCTTGTAGACAATGGTAGGtttcttgtttcttgtttcttttgctTTGTAATGCACACCAAATTTTAGCTGTAATTCTGTACTTAAAAAGGTGGGTGGACAGCAGTGAATTGAATGTGATTGGTCCATTGGACCAACCAATCTTTAAGGGGGATTGGTTCATCCTCCTACCCTTACTCCTATAGTTATATGCACTTcaaattgaatattttgtgAAAGCCAAGTAACCTTTTGGTGACATAGTGACAAATAGATGCAAGTACAACTTGTTGCCAAATAACCAACCTATGATGCTAAACACAAACTGTAATTCCTGCTTGCTTAAACACTTGCTTACATGTAAatctgagtttttttttcttacaagCAGCAAAATTAAAAGCTAGG
This window encodes:
- the LOC18792454 gene encoding E3 ubiquitin-protein ligase At3g02290 yields the protein MGALCCCPCSEDFEEYALPSNSVYRHCTCLRYFFHQLFSGYSAPFQRLDGRPPSSPLPGATLVSSGVGTTLPNNSLNDTQLSVSRPSPFDADQRYSRLQRDGLVSRRDKSMTHLQEDAQQLRRGSSGTESLGFGKKWNGDDNEEDCKFGQSETSEKVLATKLAYGLTFVQPSSEDEDVCPTCLDEYTTENPKITTRCSHHFHLGCIYEWLERSESCPICGKEMEFCESP
- the LOC18788560 gene encoding uncharacterized protein LOC18788560; its protein translation is MMPPELQPRFFRPYITTSASTSSLSNGSPNPSLSHSPSDSVFNNGGGGPSRSLKNSRFSPSTFAHNARIAVALVPCAAFLIDLGGTPVIATLTLGLMVSYIVDALNFKSGAFFGVWLSLVFSQIAFFFSSSLRATFSSFPLAALAAFLCAETNFLIGVWVSLQFKWIQIENPSIVLALERLLFACLPFAASSLFTWATISAVGMANASYYLMSFSCLFYYLYSIPRISSFKTKQDLKYHGGEVPDENLILTPLESCIHTLYVLFFPLLFHIASHYSIVFSSAAAVSDLFLLFFIPFLFQLYASTRGALWWVTKNPNQLRGIQVMNGAVALVVVVICLEIRVVFHSFGRYIQVPPPLSYLLVTTTMLGGAAGAGAYALGMISDAFSSMAFTALAVVVSVAGAIVVGFPVLFLPLPSIAGFYLARFFTKKSVSSYFAFVVLGSLVVTWFVVHNFWDLNIWMAGMSLKSFCKLVIVNVVLGMSIPGLALLPSKLHFLIEIGLIGHALLVMHIENRFFNYSGIYYYGFEDDVMYPSYMVIVTTFVGLALVKRLSVDRRIGAKAVWILTCLYSAKLAMLLISSKSVVWVSAILLLAVTPPLLLYKDKSRTGSKMKPWQGYAHAGVVTLSVWFCRETIFEALQWWNGRPPSDGLLLGFCIVLTGLACVPIVALHFSHVLSAKRCLVLVVATGLLFILLQPPIPVSWTYRSDLIKAARQTADDISIYGFVAQKPMWPSWLLIVAILLTLAAVTSVIPIKYMVELRVFYSIAMGIALGIYISSEYFLQTAFLHVLIVVTMICASVFVVFTHFPSASSTKLLPWVFALLVALFPVTYLLEGQVRIKMILGDNGFGDMGEEEKKLTTLFAVEGARTSLLGLYAAIFMLIALEIKFELASLMREKATERTGIRHSQSGQSTSTSFASRMRFMQQRRASTVASFTIKRMSAEGAWMPAVGNVATVMCFAICLILNVNLTGGSNRAIFFLAPILLLLNQDADFVAGFGDKQRYFPVAIVITGYLVLTALYGIWEDIWHGNAGWGLEIGGPDWFFAVKNLALLVLTFPSHILFNKFVWTCTKQTDSMPLITMPLNLPSIIITDVLKIRILGLLGIIYSLAQYLISRQQYISGLKYI
- the LOC18788402 gene encoding uncharacterized protein At4g14100 translates to MISSVAKAITTTSSVAILLLILLTASLCNSTISDEDPSPTPWPHQFHSILVMNYTGTLQLIDLWYDWPNGRNFNIIQHQLGSVLYDLEWNNGTSFFYTLDSARECRTVQIEVGILRPDWLDGAKYLGRRHVDGFLCDVWEKADFISYYEDVATKRPVHWVFYTGREAHVMTFEVGAVLEDAKWQAPVYCFDKKTETHPQPEPEAEFSITGGGASSMVGFLRGSNQLGFNM